In Halapricum desulfuricans, a single window of DNA contains:
- the pyk gene encoding pyruvate kinase: MRNAKIVCTLGPASDSLAGITDLAEAGMSVARLNASHGSPEERRETIARVREVDQQVDHPVAVMHDIPGPEVRTADIDEPIHLAADSRVRFYQGDDATPDAVGLSLDISAVEPGDRVLLDDGRIETTVEDVDGSDVYARVENGGDLQARKGVNIPGVELGLPTVTEKDRQELKVAAEEQVDLVAASFVRDGADIREIADTLNEFGADIPIVAKIERAGAVQNLDSIIDEAYGIMVARGDLGVELPLEVVPLYQKRIIRKCNEAGVPVITATEMLDSMVEARRPTRAEASDVANAVLDGTDAVMLSGETAIGDHPARVVDTMASIVEEVEHSEEYETVRQQRIPEAEGTRADALAHAARFLAEDVDAAAIVAASESGHSALKMAKFRPCVPIIASTPNDRVRRRLALSWGIHPTTIPRTTEGADAIIQNAAESALDTGIVRDGDRLVVMSGMMTELEGIDSSNILKIHVAAETTVRGDAVVGGLVTGELHRVEDGDLSTVPEGAIAVVSEYSGELAGDAEHVRGIVGGERGMKPGSTSHAAVFAREHGIPMIADVEVPDELEDGTVVTLDAEKAMLYRDAGDDSAQ; encoded by the coding sequence ATGCGTAACGCCAAGATCGTCTGTACGCTCGGCCCGGCCTCGGATTCGCTGGCGGGGATCACAGACCTCGCAGAGGCCGGCATGTCGGTCGCCCGACTCAACGCCAGCCACGGCTCGCCCGAGGAACGCCGGGAGACCATCGCCCGGGTTCGCGAGGTCGACCAGCAGGTCGACCACCCCGTCGCCGTCATGCACGACATCCCCGGCCCCGAAGTCCGGACCGCCGACATCGACGAACCCATCCACCTGGCAGCCGATTCCCGCGTCCGCTTCTACCAGGGCGACGACGCCACCCCCGACGCGGTCGGGCTCTCGCTCGACATCTCCGCCGTCGAACCGGGCGACCGCGTCCTGCTCGACGACGGCCGCATCGAAACCACCGTCGAGGACGTCGACGGCTCGGACGTCTACGCCCGCGTCGAAAACGGCGGCGACCTGCAAGCCCGCAAGGGCGTCAACATCCCCGGCGTCGAACTCGGCCTCCCCACCGTCACCGAAAAGGACCGCCAGGAACTCAAAGTCGCCGCCGAAGAACAAGTCGATCTTGTCGCCGCCTCGTTCGTCCGGGACGGCGCCGACATCCGCGAAATCGCCGACACCCTCAACGAGTTCGGCGCCGACATCCCCATCGTCGCCAAGATCGAACGCGCCGGCGCCGTCCAAAACCTCGACAGCATCATCGACGAAGCCTACGGCATCATGGTCGCCCGCGGCGACCTCGGCGTCGAACTTCCCCTTGAGGTCGTTCCACTCTATCAAAAGCGGATCATCCGCAAGTGCAACGAGGCGGGCGTGCCCGTCATCACCGCCACCGAAATGCTCGACTCGATGGTCGAGGCCCGCCGCCCCACCCGCGCCGAAGCCTCCGACGTCGCCAACGCCGTCCTCGACGGCACCGACGCGGTCATGCTCTCGGGCGAAACCGCCATCGGCGACCACCCCGCTCGCGTCGTCGACACCATGGCCAGCATCGTCGAAGAAGTCGAACACAGCGAGGAGTACGAAACCGTCCGCCAACAGCGGATTCCCGAAGCAGAAGGGACCCGTGCCGACGCGCTGGCCCACGCCGCGCGCTTCCTCGCCGAGGACGTCGACGCCGCCGCGATTGTCGCCGCCAGCGAGTCGGGCCACTCCGCGCTGAAAATGGCCAAGTTCCGCCCCTGCGTCCCCATCATCGCCTCGACGCCCAACGATCGCGTCCGACGGCGACTCGCCCTCTCCTGGGGCATCCACCCGACCACCATCCCCCGCACGACTGAAGGCGCGGACGCCATCATCCAGAACGCTGCCGAGTCAGCGCTCGACACCGGGATCGTCAGGGACGGCGACAGGCTCGTCGTCATGTCGGGCATGATGACCGAACTCGAGGGGATAGATAGTTCGAACATACTCAAAATCCACGTCGCGGCCGAGACGACCGTCCGCGGCGACGCCGTCGTCGGCGGTCTCGTCACGGGCGAACTCCACCGCGTCGAGGACGGCGACCTCTCGACCGTGCCTGAGGGGGCGATCGCAGTGGTCTCGGAGTACAGCGGCGAACTGGCCGGCGACGCCGAGCACGTCCGCGGTATCGTGGGCGGGGAGCGCGGCATGAAACCGGGTTCGACGAGTCACGCCGCCGTCTTCGCCCGCGAACACGGGATCCCGATGATCGCTGACGTCGAAGTCCCCGACGAACTCGAAGACGGAACCGTCGTCACGCTCGACGCAGAGAAGGCCATGCTCTATCGTGACGCCGGCGACGATTCGGCGCAGTAG